Proteins co-encoded in one Neodiprion lecontei isolate iyNeoLeco1 chromosome 3, iyNeoLeco1.1, whole genome shotgun sequence genomic window:
- the LOC107226447 gene encoding tubulin beta-1 chain-like, whose product MREIVQIQVGQCGNQIGTKFWEVIADEHGINSEGKYHGESDLQQERINVFFTEAQGERFVPRVILADLDPTSLSSVKSGPYGKLFKPDNFMAGKASAANNWAKGHFTEGAELADPALDIIRREAESCDLLQGFQLLHSIGGGTGSGMGTLLMKKMREEYPDRVMTSYSIIPSLKISDIVVEPYNATLTMHNLIEHSDETFCMDNEALYDICSNSLKLAGPTYSDLNHLVSTCMAGITTCLRFPGQLNADLRKIAINMVPFPRLHFFVPGFAPLTSRSAAPFRVMSVPELTQQMFDAKCMMAACDPTKGRFLTVAAIFRGLVSTKVMSHERALRYGDFFTPKYSLNSDYSMFQVVDEQMLNVQNKNSKFFVEWIPNNIKTAICDISPRGFKVAATSVSNTTSMQELFKRITAQFNAMYRRKAYLHWYTTEGMDENDFTNALKNVQDLISEYQQYQEAEPDKDIIVDDDQEEDHAEESEMKEKTQAAEEGKKIADDEPEDAEKREESQAGEAGPNPDE is encoded by the exons ATGCGGGAGATCGTGCAGATACAAGTTGGGCAATGCGGCAATCAAATAGGTACCAAG TTTTGGGAAGTCATTGCTGACGAACATGGCATTAATTCCGAAGGAAAATACCATGGTGAGTCGGACTTGCAGCAGGAACGGATAAACGTCTTCTTTACCGAAGCACAAG GTGAGCGATTTGTCCCGAGAGTGATACTGGCTGATTTGGATCCTACTTCGCTGAGCTCAGTAAAATCTGGACCTTACGGGAAGCTGTTCAAGCCGGACAACTTCATGGCCGGAAAAGCTAGTGCTGCAAACAACTGGGCTAAAGGTCACTTCACGGAAGGAGCCGAGCTTGCGGATCCTGCCCTGGACATTATTCGTAGAGAAGCCGAAAGCTGCGATCTTCTTCAAG GATTTCAGCTGTTGCACTCTATCGGAGGAGGCACTGGTTCAGGGATGGGGACTTTACTGATGAAGAAAATGCGCGAGGAATATCCGGATCGGGTTATGACCTCCTACTCGATCATACCGTCCCTGAAAATCTCGGACATAGTCGTTGAGCCGTACAACGCGACTCTAACGATGCATAACCTGATCGAACACAGTGACGAGACATTCTGTATGGACAACGAGGCCCTCTACGACATCTGTTCCAACTCGTTGAAACTCGCTGGACCGACCTACAGCGACTTGAATCACCTCGTGTCGACGTGCATGGCGGGCATCACGACGTGCCTGAGGTTTCCTGGCCAACTGAACGCTGACTTGAGGAAAATCGCCATCAATATGGTGCCTTTTCCGAGACTCCACTTCTTTGTACCTGGCTTCGCCCCTTTGACCTCCCGCAGCGCTGCACCGTTTCGCGTTATGTCCGTTCCGGAGCTTACCCAGCAAATGTTCGACGCCAAGTGCATGATGGCAGCCTGCGACCCCACCAAAGGTCGTTTTCTCACCGTGGCAGCCATTTTCAGAGGACTCGTATCCACCAAGGTTATGAGTCATGAGAGGGCGCTTCGTTATGGAGATTTTTTCACtccaaaatattctttaaattCCGACTATTCCATGTTTCAGGTCGTCGACGAGCAAATGCTCAACGTCCAGAATAAGAACAGCAAGTTTTTTGTCGAATGGATACCGAACAATATTAAAACTGCAATCTGTGACATTTCACCGCGGGGTTTTAAAGTCGCTGCCACGTCAGTGTCAAATACCACATCCATGCAAGAACTGTTCAAAAGGATCACTGCTCAATTCAACGCGATGTATAGAAGAAAGGCTTACCTTCACTGGTACACTACTGAGGGTATGGACGAGAATGACTTCACTAATGCTCTAAAAAACGTGCAAGATTTGATATCAGAGTATCAGCAGTACCAGGAGGCTGAACCTGATAAGGATATCATCGTAGACGACGATCAAGAAGAGGACCATGCAGAAGAAAGTGAAATGAAAGAGAAGACTCAAGCAGCGGAAGAAGGTAAAAAGATAGCAGATGATGAGCCAGAAGACGCGGAGAAACGAGAAGAGAGCCAGGCAGGAGAAGCAGGACCAAATCCAGACGAATGA
- the LOC107226449 gene encoding tubulin beta-1 chain, with the protein MREIVHIQAGQCGNQIGAKFWEIISDEHGIDPTGAYHGDSDLQLERINVYYNEASGGKYVPRAILVDLEPGTMDSVRSGPFGQIFRPDNFVFGQSGAGNNWAKGHYTEGAELVDSVLDVVRKEAESCDCLQGFQLTHSLGGGTGSGMGTLLISKIREEYPDRIMNTYSVVPSPKVSDTVVEPYNATLSVHQLVENTDETYCIDNEALYDICFRTLKLSTPTYGDLNHLVSLTMSGVTTCLRFPGQLNADLRKLAVNMVPFPRLHFFMPGFAPLTSRGSQQYRALSVPELTQQMFDAKNMMAACDPRHGRYLTVAAIFRGRMSMKEVDEQMLNIQNKNSSYFVEWIPNNVKTAVCDIPPRGLKMSATFIGNSTAIQELFKRISEQFTAMFRRKAFLHWYTGEGMDEMEFTEAESNMNDLVSEYQQYQEATADEDAEFDEEQEAEVDEN; encoded by the exons ATGAGGGAGATCGTTCACATCCAGGCCGGTCAGTGCGGAAACCAAATTGGAGCTAAG TTTTGGGAAATAATCAGTGACGAGCATGGAATTGACCCGACCGGCGCCTACCATGGAGACTCTGATCTTCAGCTGGAGAGGATCAACGTCTACTATAATGAGGCGTCAGGAGGAAAATACGTCCCTCGTGCGATCCTTGTTGATTTGGAGCCTGGTACCATGGATTCCGTGCGCTCGGGACCATTCGGTCAGATCTTCCGACCGGACAACTTCGTTTTCGGTCAGAGCGGTGCCGGAAACAACTGGGCGAAGGGTCACTACACCGAGGGTGCTGAGCTGGTGGACTCAGTTTTGGACGTGGTGAGGAAGGAGGCCGAGAGCTGCGATTGCCTGCAAGGCTTCCAGCTCACGCACTCTCTTGGAGGTGGAACCGGATCGGGAATGGGAACCTTGCTGATCTCAAAGATTCGCGAGGAATACCCCGACAGAATAATGAACACCTACTCGGTCGTACCGTCGCCAAAAGTATCCGACACCGTAGTCGAGCCCTACAACGCCACCCTCTCAGTCCACCAGTTGGTAGAAAACACCGACGAGACATACTGTATTGACAACGAAGCGCTGTACGACATCTGCTTCCGCACCTTGAAACTCTCGACCCCAACGTACGGTGACCTCAACCATCTAGTGTCCCTCACAATGTCCGGAGTTACGACCTGCCTCAGATTCCCGGGTCAGCTCAACGCCGATCTCCGCAAACTCGCCGTTAACATGGTTCCCTTCCCCCGTCTTCACTTCTTCATGCCCGGTTTCGCTCCCCTCACATCTCGCGGTAGCCAGCAGTACCGTGCGCTATCGGTACCCGAACTCACCCAGCAGATGTTCGACGCCAAGAACATGATGGCCGCCTGTGATCCACGTCACGGAAGGTACCTCACAGTCGCCGCGATATTCCGAGGAAGGATGTCGATGAAGGAGGTAGACGAGCAGATGTTGAACATCCAGAACAAGAACAGCTCGTACTTCGTCGAATGGATTCCCAACAACGTCAAGACCGCAGTGTGCGACATCCCGCCCCGTGGTCTCAAGATGTCGGCGACCTTCATCGGCAACTCGACTGCCATCCAGGAACTGTTCAAGCGAATTTCCGAACAGTTCACCGCCATGTTCAGGAGGAAGGCTTTCCTCCATTGGTACACCGGTGAGGGTATGGACGAGATGGAATTCACCGAGGCAGAGTCAAACATGAACGACTTGGTGTCCGAGTACCAACAGTACCAGGAAGCCACCGCTGACGAGGACGCCGAGTTCGATGAGGAACAGGAAGCCGAAGTTGACGAGAACTAA
- the LOC107226450 gene encoding tubulin beta chain, whose protein sequence is MREIVHLQAGQCGNQIGAKFWEVISEEHGIDPSGIYHGDSNLQLERISVYYNEASVATSTNGGKYVPRAILLDLEPGTMDAVRSGTYGKLFRPDNFVFGQSGAGNNWAKGHYTEGAELVDAVLDVVRKECENCDCLQGFQLTHSLGGGTGSGMGTLLISKIREEYPDRIMNTYSVMPSPKVSDTVVEPYNATLSVHQLVENTDETYCIDNEALYDICFRTLKVSNPSYGDLNHLVSLTMSGVTTCLRFPGQLNADLRKLAVNMVPFPRLHFFMPGFAPLTSRSMQQYSALSVPELTQQMFDAKNMMAACDPRHGRYLTVAAVFRGRMSMKEVDEQMLSVQNKNSPYFVEWIPNNVKTAVCDIPPKGLKMSSTFIGNTTAIQELFKRISEQFTAMFRRKAFLHWYTGEGMDEMEFTEAESNMNDLVSEYQQYQEATAEEDFEPEECGDDFETCEQE, encoded by the exons ATGAGGGAGATCGTTCACCTACAGGCCGGTCAGTGCGGAAATCAGATCGGAGCCAAG TTCTGGGAGGTCATTTCCGAGGAACATGGCATCGACCCGTCCGGCATCTACCACGGGGACAGTAACCTCCAGTTGGAGAGAATCTCCGTTTACTACAACGAAGCCTCAG TTGCAACATCGACAAATGGAGGAAAGTACGTTCCCCGTGCGATTCTACTCGACTTGGAGCCCGGAACTATGGACGCAGTGCGTTCTGGAACGTACGGGAAGCTGTTCCGTCCGGACAACTTTGTCTTCGGGCAAAGTGGGGCCGGAAACAACTGGGCGAAGGGTCACTACACGGAGGGTGCCGAGTTGGTCGACGCGGTTCTGGACGTCGTGCGAAAGGAGTGCGAGAACTGCGACTGTCTTCAGGGATTTCAGCTGACGCATTCCCTGGGGGGTGGGACGGGATCAGGAATGGGAACACTCCTGATATCAAAAATCCGCGAGGAGTATCCGGACCGGATAATGAACACCTACTCCGTAATGCCGTCCCCGAAGGTATCCGACACCGTTGTGGAACCGTACAACGCGACGCTGTCGGTTCATCAGCTGGTGGAAAACACCGACGAGACGTACTGCATAGACAATGAAGCACTGTACGATATCTGCTTCCGGACCTTGAAGGTCTCCAACCCGTCTTACGGGGACCTTAATCACCTGGTATCTCTGACAATGTCCGGAGTGACAACGTGCCTCAGATTCCCAGGGCAACTGAACGCCGATCTACGTAAGTTGGCCGTGAACATGGTGCCGTTCCCACGACTCCATTTCTTCATGCCGGGATTCGCTCCACTCACTTCTCGCTCGATGCAACAGTACTCGGCCTTGTCGGTGCCCGAGCTTACCCAGCAGATGTTCGACGCCAAGAACATGATGGCTGCCTGCGACCCGAGGCACGGACGGTACTTGACAGTGGCTGCAGTATTCCGGGGAAGAATGTCGATGAAGGAAGTCGACGAGCAAATGCTGAGCGTTCAGAACAAGAACAGCCCGTATTTCGTCGAATGGATTCCCAACAACGTGAAGACGGCCGTTTGCGACATACCACCAAAGGGACTCAAGATGTCGTCAACCTTCATCGGCAACACGACAGCCATTCAAGAATTGTTCAAGAGGATCTCTGAGCAGTTCACCGCCATGTTCAGGAGGAAGGCTTTCCTACATTGGTACACTGGCGAGGGAATGGACGAGATGGAATTCACCGAAGCTGAGTCCAACATGAACGACCTGGTCTCGGAGTATCAGCAGTACCAGGAAGCGACCGCGGAGGAAGATTTTGAGCCCGAGGAATGCGGAGATGACTTTGAAACCTGCGAACAGGAGTGA